The genomic DNA CATTTCAACAAATCTGGCAACCCACTTTGTGGCGCGTCAGCGACCAACACAAAGCATGGACTGGATTACTTTCTGAAACTGGAAGCCAGGTATGTGATAGCATAGTACCATGAAAACAAAGGCAGAAAGTTATATGGACTGtcaatatattcattttaccGGGAACATTTCTAATCCATTGATCCAAGTTTTCCAAGTCTATccaatttattaaaaataagaaatgtgcACATAAAGTTAGTACATGCATTCTTTTTTTAACGAAGATGATGTTATTGCCTACGTATTctgttattttgttgtgttttatgtgtttatttatcaaGCTTGTCttaacagtcaggtgcccaattTAGCAGCTAGATtgcttttcttgctttaatcatTCCCTCTGTTAATAGGCTACTGgtcattagaagatcccttcatgaTGCACTTACGATGTAAGACTGCGGTCAAGTGAGCCGGCGTTCGTCTTTCCGTGGTCAAACCAGCCGCACCAAAATTTCAAGTGCGCTCGTATTACATAATGTATGGCAAATACACGTAGTTCACTGATACGGAGCGAGAAAACTTccggttttcaaaataaaacgttaTTCCAaggcagtaaaaacagacatgcCAATGTGACAGGCCACATAGTCTAGAAGCTATTGATCTAAAATGctaatattttattatgaaaagGCTTGATGATTTCATACTAATTTTTGACAATGGATGACATTTTGCACCTCAAGACTACATTTACTCTCACTGACTTACTATCCAacatgtatcatttttgagaaattcagcctcaaagttccttcttttgcattgaaaaacgcactatgtgcaatatttactctactgtaaaatccatttgatccataatttctgacagaggttcatacacctgaccccaggaccatcctgactgttcactcactcactctgtatcaagcatatttactatatcatttttgagaaattctgcctcaaagttccttttttttgcgttgaaaaacccactatgcaatatttactctactgtaaaatccctttgatccataatttctgacaaaggttcatacacctgaccccaggaccatcctgactgtcaTCCATTGTCAGAAATTAGCATGAAAGTATCAAGCCTGACGCCATAAGAAAATATTAGCATTTTAGTTCAATAGCTTCTAGACTTTGTGGCCTAATGTCTGAAAATCAGTCTAGGATCACATTGGCATGTCTATTTTTACTGCCTTGGAATaaacgttttattttgaaaaccggAAGTTTGCTCGCTCCGTATCAATGAACTACATCCATTTGCCATACATTCTATAATACGGGCGCACTTGAAATGTTGGTGCGGTTGGTTCGGGGTTTGGGCTGGAACTGTGTGgtggaaaagcgccaaatgTGAATTCGTGTTATGacgtacatcaacatattaaaaattgttttttcctacacagctgctgttttgctCAGCAGATCTGGAACAGGTCATGTCAAGTTCAATCTGACCTGTTACCTTGTTTCAACTGCATTCGTTTTCAATAATAgtgattataatgattataataatgaaaatgaaagtaatccatatttcatttaaacacatatattgtaGTTTTCATGCTTTTACACTCACTAAATGGTTTTGGTTATCTAACAGCCTACAACAGTCAACAAGTTCCTTTATATCAAAAACAATCTCACACAATGTTAATAGCCATCATGAAGATTTTACTCCACATCCACTTAGTGATTTTATCAGCAAGTCAACAAGAAAATCATCTaaacatctgtggttaaaacatctgttaatgaatgtgggtgattcttacagtgtctcttatccacagctgtttatactgtaggactgatATGTAGcaaagtgacagcgctcctgAATATTAAAGGgaactctgattggtttaccgtgTTAAACCcacacgcctatgattaattaGGGGACTTAATTcgacccttttagaccatgcgcctggcgcagtgaccatttttctgccgtaaaaatagcaaaagtggatttggacacgcccTGCGccacgccatgcgctatagatcgttaagaTAGGGTCCCAAATGTTGCCGATATCCACTTGGCATGACTAACCCAGACTGCTGaggcctcatataagcttcagataaacttttaatggcatttttgcacaaaataactATGTGGACACACTGGATTTTgtcttacattgaaagcacatttgaaggcaatcttttaatagccagtatgaacaggaggaatgattgcagcaagcaatcattcctcctgttcatactggctgtgTTCATTTAGACACCTGAcaattgttttaagacagacttgacaAATTGTGAACATGTCCTTTAAATACTCATTAGGTACAGGCTGtgtttacatataaataatttaataaataatttcaaaGCTTCTTGATCAAGGTTTAGACATTTAACTCTAGTTATGGTTTGttcaaagatgtgtgtgtgatctgtgtcTTGAAAAAAGAGAACTTCTACATTTGAAACAAAATACCTCATTCCTGTTCATGCTCCTACAAAAGAATATGAACGACGGGATCTTTAATTCATCTGTGCACTGATAGTTTTGTGATTAtcagcatttacatttaaataaaaatgttttaaagtttctTCATCAAggtttagacacacacacacacacacacacacacacaaacacacacacatacacacacacatgtacacacacacacacacacacacacacacacacacacacacacgcacacacacatgcacacacacacacacacattttcttaatttgaaccaaataaaacaatcaacattttttaataataaaattaataagaCATTTAACTCTAGTTATGGTTTGTTCAAAGACGTTTAATTTACATGAGCTTACTAAGTATTCACGTTTAGTCTGTCATAAAACTCAGGAAATGCCCCCAAATATTAGAACATTAGAACAACAGTGACAACAAACCTGCTATTTCATGTAAAAACATGCACCTTAAGAAATGGTgatttttcaaatataaaaatatgccCTACCTGAGATAtttaagaaatgtttttgttgtacCCTGATGTTaagttttgtttagtttttttctatttaaaaaaaaaacatgtaagtTTTTTAATGCAAGTacaattttgtctttttatgtaCACTTTTGTTCTTTGTATTGTGTCTCTATGTGAGCTATATACCAGCAAAAGACAAATGTCCACTTTTGATTGCATATAATGGACAAAGTTTTGTTGATTATTGATTCATATAGGGGGGCTCTTACTGTAAACCACaggtgaccccccccccccacacacacacacacacacacacacacacccacacccacacacactatTTAATTCCAAAGGTCCCTGCTGACACACTGTTTAAAAGACAGAGTCCTTCATTGACCACATGCATTATTTTCAACCTCTTACCTTCACACTTTCAAATCTGACAAGTCTTACTGCAACCATGGTAAGTTTTATTAAGACATTTTGGTTATGGTTTTTGTTGATTGCCTTTTtgacagaataaagttataaacCCTTTgaataaaccctaaccctttgatGGTGAAGAGTGGCTATAAAATCTGATGTCTACTAAAAGTGATAATAATTGCATAATCATATAgttttattagttattgttaCAGAATGATTCATCTGTGTTTCAGAAATATAATACACTGTTCaaatagaaaatgtaaaaatgtaaaactttctttctttttctctatgAAGAAATACTTGGCTCTGGCTTTGCTGCTATGTTCTCTGCCTTCACTGTCAGATGCTGCCTGCTACAGAAAGGCTGTGAAATTGGAGTTAGGTAAAagaaacaagcacacacacacacacacacacacacacacacacacacacacacacacacacacacacacacacacacagatttttcTTTACGATTTGGTTCAGGTACAGGATGTGTATACTATGTAGACTTCCTAGggtgttgtgtttttgctttgtttttttgttttgtggatCTATGTTTTGTGTTGGAGGTCTGGCTTGAGTTGTAcgttattgcttttttttttcttcacaaaaaaaaaatttaaattaaaaataaaataaaaaggagtttccattttattttattttttaattttttttaattttttttgtttgtgaagaaaaaaaagactggacAGATactgaaaaaaagacacaatgcaACTCATATTCATGTAACTGTAATAATGCAAcagttattgttttgtatttgtctgAACAAAgtagcaataaaacaaacaaaaaaaaaaaaaaagttctttacATCCACAGGCAAGCCCCAGACCCACTGTCAGGATGATGTTGATAAAACATGGCATCCTGTAGGATCTACATGGAGAAACAGTGAATGTATGGACTGTGATTGCACCGAATGTTGCTCTGCGTAAGTTTTCAGATCACAAAACTACAGTGTTTACATGGGGAAACAATTATTTCTGTATATACCTACTTTATTGTTaactgtatgtttattttatgtttatgtttactGTAGGTATTCTACCCCCAGGCAGTTCCCTGAcgactgtgtgtcagtgtttgacTCAGTAGCATGTGCATACATAGTGCACAAGAAGGATGACCCCTCCGTGCAATGTCCAATTTATGCTGCAGTTGGGAAATAATGGAGTCtgattgtattttcttttgAGAGAAGCAGATGAGTTCCCTTACTGGATTCTCAGAGCAATGaacatttttgtttaaatgcATGACCAAGAGCTGCTGAAATGTATTGTATGGACATGAAAGTAGAAAAACTCAAACCATTGCAAAGTTGTATGATGTCTTCTGTGGCTCGGGGGGAGGGTTCCAAACATTGATTTGATCAAACAATCCTGATGATGTGATCAGCTTGGGCTTGAGATCTATATTGTTTAACAGAAAGCAAACTTTAGGCATGTGGTTTGAAAGATTTGGGTGTTTAGGAGGCAGGTTCTACTGTTTTTGGAACTTCACTCACACTATCTCAGCCTCTACTTTCACACTTCCTGGGGTCTTCACCTCTGAATATAGAAATGTGTCATCTTGTATGGATGTCATCTGAACTGTGCTGCTTCTCTACTCAGTATACCGAGAGCATTTTTCTTTGCTTGCTCTCTTATTATATGTCAAATCTTAACGTTGTATACTCAGTTTGAGGAGGAGCTGGTCTTACTGTTTTCACAAAGCTGTACAGGGTGGCACACAGTTGTCTTGAAGTCTTAGAAGAATATTGGATTGGGAGGATGAAACAATACTCATTTGGCTTTGAACTAGAGATCCCCTCATCTCATATGCTGCCATTttaacacacagtgacacaagtAGAGA from Scomber japonicus isolate fScoJap1 chromosome 9, fScoJap1.pri, whole genome shotgun sequence includes the following:
- the LOC128364229 gene encoding beta-microseminoprotein-like, translated to MHYFQPLTFTLSNLTSLTATMKYLALALLLCSLPSLSDAACYRKAVKLELGKPQTHCQDDVDKTWHPVGSTWRNSECMDCDCTECCSAYSTPRQFPDDCVSVFDSVACAYIVHKKDDPSVQCPIYAAVGK